From a region of the Ficedula albicollis isolate OC2 chromosome 1A, FicAlb1.5, whole genome shotgun sequence genome:
- the FAM3C gene encoding protein FAM3C isoform X1 — translation MRIAGAAKLVVVIAIFLLTFYVISQVFEIKMDANLGHIFARSALDAAARSTKPPRYKCGISKSCPEKHFAFKMSSGAANVVGPKICVEDNVLMSGVKNNVGRGINIALVNGKTGELLDTKFFDMWGGDVAPLIEFLKTIQDGTIVLMATYDDGATKLNEEARKLIAELGSTSITNLGFRDNWVFCGGKGIKTKSPFEQHIKNNKDTNKYEGWPEVVEMEGCIPQKQD, via the exons ATGAGAATAGCAG GTGCTGCAAAGTTGGTAGTAGTCatagcaatatttttattgacgTTTTATGTCATATCTCaagtgtttgaaataaaaatggatgCAAACTTAGGACACATATTTG ccaGATCAGCACTGGATGCAGCTGCACGCT cTACAAAACCTCCAAGATACAAGTGTGGGATCTCTAAATCTTGTcctgaaaagcattttgcattcaaaatgTCAAGTGGAGCAGCAAATGTAGTTGGACCTAAAATTTGTGTAGAGGATAATGT tttaatGAGTGGAGTTAAAAATAATGTTGGCAGAGGAATAAATATCGCCTTGGTCAATG gtAAAACAGGAGAATTATTAGATACTAAGTTTTTTGACATGTGGGGAGGAG atgtgGCCCCCCTTATTGAATTTCTGAAGACCATCCAGGATGGAACAATTGTGTTAATGGCAACGTATGATGATGGTGCAACCAA GCTTAATGAGGAAGCACGGAAACTGATCGCTGAATTAGGAAGCACCTCCATTACTAACCTTGGCTTCAGAGACAACTGGGTCTTCTGTGGTGGAAAAGGAATTAAGACTAAAAGTCCATTTGAACAG CATATAAAGAATAACAAGGACACAAACAAGTATGAAGGCTGGCCAGAAGTTGTTGAGATGGAAGGCTGTATCCCTCAGAAGCAAGACtaa